CACCAATCACAAAAAAACTCCCTTGTACCGTGTTTTCGAGATGATAAAAATGGAGGCTGAACGCTATGGTGTTCCCGTTTTGAGTTCTGAAATAGTGGGACTCTTCCCACTGGATTCTCTGCTACAGACGGTTTCGTATTATCTGAGAACGAACCTAAACAGTAAAAAGGTCATAGAATCGAATTTGCTCGATATCCTGGTCAAGGAAACTGAGAAATGAAGGTAAGAGTTGTTGTGGGTGGAAAGCTAGATGATTTCATAAAGATGGGAATAGAACATTACAAGAAATTTCTTAGACGATTTTGCAGGATCGAGATCATCGAGTTGAAACGTACCCATAGAGGAAGCGTTGAAGAAATTGTAAAAAGAGAGACAGAGGAACTGAAAAAGAGGGTTTTACCCGGCAGTTTGATGGTGGTTATGGACAGAAGGGGTGAAAACCTCTCCTCGAAGGAATTCGCCGGATTCCTCAAAGAAGTGGAGATGAAAGGAAAAGATATCACGTTCTTGATTGGTGGGCCCTATGGATTGAGTGAAGAGATACTCTCCGAGGCCCACCGTGTTTTTTCTCTGTCCAGGATGACCTTCACCCATGGGATGAGCGCTCTCATAGTTTTGGAACAGGTGTTCAGGGCGTTTAAAATAATACGTGGAGAAAGTTACCATTACTGATGGAGGTGGAACGGAAGTGGAAGACCCTGTCAGTAGTATGTTGACACTCGGTCTTGAAGGTGTGCTCCTTGTTGTGCTGATCTACCTCTCTAACTTCTTTTCCTCTTCAGAAACCGCTTTGA
This genomic window from Thermotoga sp. SG1 contains:
- a CDS encoding 23S rRNA (pseudouridine(1915)-N(3))-methyltransferase RlmH, which produces MKVRVVVGGKLDDFIKMGIEHYKKFLRRFCRIEIIELKRTHRGSVEEIVKRETEELKKRVLPGSLMVVMDRRGENLSSKEFAGFLKEVEMKGKDITFLIGGPYGLSEEILSEAHRVFSLSRMTFTHGMSALIVLEQVFRAFKIIRGESYHY